The following coding sequences lie in one Arachis hypogaea cultivar Tifrunner chromosome 4, arahy.Tifrunner.gnm2.J5K5, whole genome shotgun sequence genomic window:
- the LOC112797373 gene encoding probable pectin methyltransferase QUA3, protein MALSSKRSSTNFITAIINPRQWRLLDLITLFFFFLVAIFFLMAFTHFGDSLAASGRNTLLRSSDPRHRLPLVSAIENGEPRGGGGFLDACSAEEVDHMPCEDPRVNRLLSREMNFYRERHCPRHIDTPLCLIPPPKGYRIPVHWPESLHKIWHDNMPHNKIADRKGHQGWMKREGQHFIFPGGGTMFPDGAEQYIEKLAQYIPIRDGVMRTALDMGCGVASFGGYLLAQNMLAMSFAPRDSHKSQIQFALERGIPAFVAMLGTRRLPFPAFGFDLVHCSRCLIPFTAYNATYFIEVDRLLRPGGYLVISGPPVQWAKQDKEWSDLQAVARALCYELIVVDGNTAIWKKPAGKMCHPHQNDFGLALCDDSDDASQAWYFKLKRCVTRTSSVKGEYAIGQIPKWPERLNTVPPRSTVMKNEAHLYEADNKRWIRRVMHYKKSLHIKLGTPAVRNVMDMNALFGGFAAALISDPVWVMNVVPADKPSTLDVIYDRGLIGLYHDWCEPFSTYPRTYDLLHATNIGSLIKDPTSGESRCSLVDLMVEMDRILRPEGTVVVRDTPEVTEKVARVSEAVRWKATIYDKEPESHAQEKILVATKTFWKQ, encoded by the exons ATGGCTCTATCTTCAAAACGGAGCAGCACCAACTTCATTACCGCCATAATCAACCCTCGCCAATGGCGCCTTCTCGACCTCATaaccttgttcttcttcttccttgtcGCTATATTCTTCCTCATGGCTTTCACACATTTCGGCGACTCCCTCGCCGCATCGGGCCGCAACACCCTCCTCCGCTCCTCCGACCCGCGCCACCGCCTCCCCCTCGTCTCGGCAATTGAGAACGGGGAGCCACGTGGCGGAGGCGGCTTCCTTGACGCGTGCTCGGCGGAGGAGGTAGACCACATGCCCTGCGAGGATCCGAGAGTGAACAGGTTGCTGAGTAGGGAGATGAACTTCTACAGAGAGCGACACTGCCCTCGCCATATTGATACTCCTCTCTGCTTGATTCCGCCGCCCAAGGGGTACCGGATCCCGGTTCACTGGCCGGAGAGCTTGCATAAG ATATGGCACGATAACATGCCACACAACAAAATTGCTGACAGGAAAGGTCACCAGGGATGGATGAAGCGTGAAGGTCAACACTTTATATTCCCTGGTGGTGGTACAATGTTTCCAGATGGAGCAGAGCAGTATATTGAAAAGCTTGCTCAATACATTCCTATACGTGACGGTGTTATGAGGACTGCTCTTGACATGGGGTGCGGG GTTGCTAGTTTTGGAGGATATTTACTAGCTCAAAATATGTTAGCCATGTCTTTTGCTCCAAGAGATTCACATAAATCACAGATACAATTTGCTCTGGAAAGAGGAATACCAGCCTTCGTTGCCATGCTTGGCACTCGTCGACTGCCATTCCCTGCATTTGGATTTGACTTAGTTCATTGTTCTCGCTGTTTGATCCCTTTTACAGCCTACA ATGCAACCTATTTTATTGAAGTGGATAGATTACTTCGTCCTGGTGGATATTTGGTCATTTCTGGCCCCCCTGTTCAGTGGGCTAAACAAGATAAAGAATGGTCTGATCTCCAGGCTGTAGCAAGAGCATTGTGCTATGAACTGATAGTTGTAGATGGTAACACTGCGATCTGGAAGAAGCCTGCAGGAAAAATGTGTCACCCCCACCAAAATGATTTTGGTCTTGCATTATGTGATGATTCAGATGATGCAAGTCAAGCTTG gtACTTCAAATTGAAGAGGTGTGTCACAAGGACATCTTCTGTCAAAGGAGAATATGCTATTGGACAGATTCCCAAGTGGCCAGAGAGGCTTAACACTGTACCTCCAAGGTCCACAGTAATGAAAAATGAGGCTCATTTGTACGAGGCTGACAATAAAAGGTGGATAAGGAGAGTTATGCACTATAAAAAATCTCTACACATAAAGTTGGGGACTCCAGCTGTGCGCAATGTTATGGACATGAATGCTCTATTTGGAGGTTTTGCAGCAGCATTGATATCTGATCCTGTGTGGGTAATGAATGTAGTTCCTGCTGATAAGCCGTCAACTCTTGATGTGATCTATGACAGAGGCCTTATTGGACTATATCATGATTG GTGTGAACCTTTTTCAACGTATCCTCGTACTTATGATCTTCTCCATGCTACCAACATTGGCTCGCTTATAAAAGATCCAACTTCTGGCGAAAGCAG ATGTAGTCTTGTTGATTTGATGGTCGAAATGGACCGAATTTTGCGGCCGGAGGGAACTGTTGTGGTGAGGGATACCCCTGAAGTAACAGAGAAAGTTGCTCGTGTTTCCGAGGCAGTGAGGTGGAAGGCTACCATATACGATAAAGAGCCCGAATCACACGCCCAAGAAAAGATTCTAGTTGCAACAAAGACCTTCTGGAAACAATAA